In Primulina huaijiensis isolate GDHJ02 chromosome 4, ASM1229523v2, whole genome shotgun sequence, a genomic segment contains:
- the LOC140975168 gene encoding protein BYPASS1-LIKE-like encodes MPATDFHLASSSSFGFPISSRKRDQIHSMESPNESTGQEIELEAFQRQVAERFRDLAPSDSDDLLSIPWIRKLLDTFLCCQEDFRVIVFKNKSQLNKPPMDKYITDYFERSLKALDVCNAIRDGIERIRQWQKQLEIVLCALDGQRTTGEGQFRRAKKALIDLAIGMLDEKESSSSVAHRNRSFVRNNAHRELRSLSHFRSLSWSVSRTWSAARQIQSIASNLVAPKTNEIISTNRLNVAVFTMSHVLLFVMWALVAAIPCQDRGLQIHLSVTKQFVWADPILSLHERILDESKKRDRRNSCGLLKEIHGIEKCARHMNELTDSVHFPLTMQKEAEVKERVQELAIVHKAIKDGLDPLELEVRQVFHRIVRCRTEGLDSFGLANSHSR; translated from the coding sequence ATGCCAGCTACAGATTTTCATCTAGCATCGTCTTCGAGCTTTGGATTCCCGATTTCGAGCAGGAAACGTGATCAAATCCACTCCATGGAGTCTCCGAACGAATCCACTGGTCAGGAAATTGAATTAGAAGCTTTCCAAAGGCAGGTGGCTGAAAGATTCCGTGATTTAGCACCATCGGACTCCGATGATCTGCTTTCGATCCCGTGGATCCGAAAGCTTTTGGACACTTTCCTCTGCTGCCAAGAGGATTTCAGAGTCATTGTCTTTAAAAACAAGAGCCAGTTGAATAAGCCCCCGATGGACAAGTACATTACGGATTATTTCGAGAGGAGTCTCAAGGCTTTAGATGTGTGTAACGCCATTCGTGATGGGATCGAACGGATTAGGCAGTGGCAAAAACAATTGGAGATTGTTTTGTGTGCTTTGGACGGTCAGAGAACCACTGGGGAGGGCCAATTTCGCCGTGCCAAGAAGGCGTTGATCGATTTGGCTATAGGAATGCTCGATGAGAAAGAGTCTAGCTCGAGTGTTGCTCATAGGAATCGGTCTTTTGTGCGTAACAATGCGCATAGGGAGCTGAGATCTTTAAGTCATTTTAGATCTCTTTCTTGGAGTGTTTCGAGGACTTGGTCAGCGGCAAGGCAGATTCAATCAATTGCGAGCAACTTGGTAGCTCCAAAAACTAACGAGATAATCTCCACCAATAGGTTGAATGTGGCTGTTTTTACCATGAGTCATGTGTTGTTGTTTGTGATGTGGGCACTCGTAGCCGCGATCCCTTGCCAAGATCGTGGCCTTCAGATTCACCTTTCGGTTACAAAGCAGTTTGTTTGGGCTGACCCAATCCTTTCACTACATGAAAGGATCTTGGATGAATCCAAGAAACGGGACCGTAGAAACTCTTGCGGGTTGTTGAAGGAGATTCATGGGATCGAAAAGTGTGCTAGACATATGAACGAATTAACCGATTCTGTCCACTTTCCATTGACAATGCAAAAAGAAGCAGAAGTGAAGGAAAGGGTTCAAGAATTGGCTATAGTTCATAAAGCTATAAAGGATGGATTGGATCCGTTGGAACTCGAAGTTAGACAAGTGTTCCATAGGATCGTGCGGTGCAGGACCGAGGGACTCGACTCCTTCGGACTTGCAAATAGTCATAGTAGATGA